The nucleotide window CCCGCGACTTCGACCTTGGCAAGGTCGCACTCTACCACTGAGTTATTCCCGCTCGCGCAATCGACACCAAGAAGGCTACTACACCCCCTCTGCGCTTTTCAAGGGTGACACCGGATTGGACCCCCGGATTGACGCCCCGCAGTCGCGAGGAATGGGCCGGCCGGCGCGCCGCCGCCCCCACGCCCCTCGACCTCACTCGCCCTCGACGAACGCCGACTGCACGACCTCGACGGCAGGCCGCCCTCCGGCTCGCGGCGAGATCGCCACGACGTCGAACCGGCAAGGGACGTCGCCGAGCCTGGCGCGCGCGAGAAAGTCCTGGGCCATCCGCACGAGGCGTCGCCGCTTGTGCCGTGTAATGGCCTCGAGCCCCGATCCGCACTCGTCGTGGCGCCGCGCCTTGACCTCGACGAACACCAGCGTCGGGCCGTCGCGCGCGACAATGTCGAGCTCGCCAAGGCGGGTGCGATACCGGCGAACCAGGATGACGTAGCCGCGCCGCTTCAACTCCGCACAGGCCACGTCCTCTCCGTCTCGCCCCATCTGCTGCCGTATGTCCGGATGCATGCCTCCTCCAGTGGCAACATCGGGGCCAGGTCCGGAACGACAGCCCGCCATGTGATGAACCCGCACGGCCTCAACGGCTTCCAAGACGGACCGCGAACGACACCCCACGTGACGAGGAGCCCGAAGTCGCAGAAAATGCCTGAGGCCGGGCCCGTTGAGGGCGCAGAACCTGCACTCACCTCCGCCGGGGCTGAAGCCCCGGCGCTACGCGGCGTACGGAAGCCCCGGCGCCACGGAGATCACGGCGCTGAGGACATCACGCGACGGGGTCGGCACAGGGGCGACGCGGGCGGCGACAGACACAAGCGAGGAGCGCAGGTTCATGACAGGCAACGCATTGACCCGGCCGGGCACCATTCGGGTGTTGGTAACCGGCGGCACGTTCGACAAGCGGTACGACGAGATCTCCGGCCGGCTCTACTTCGAGGACAGCCACCTGCCCGAGATGCTCCGGCTCGGACGCTGCCATCTCGGCCTCTCGACGCGCACGCTGATGATGCTCGACAGCCTAGAGATGACCGACGCCGACCGCGACCTCATCGCCCGCCACTGCCGCGACTGCCCGGAGGCGCGCATCGTCATCACCCACGGCACCGACACCATGGTCGAGACCGCACGTGTGCTCGCCGCGGCGCGTCTCGACAAGACGGTCGTTCTGACCGGCGCGATGGTGCCGTACGCCTTCGGCAGTTCCGACGGCCTCTTCAACCTGGGCAGCGCCCTGTCGTTCGCGCAGACGCTGCCCGCCGGCGTGTATGTCGCGATGAACGGACGGTTCTTCCCCTGGGACCGCGTGAGGAAGAACACCGAGACAGGCGTGTTCGAGGAAATCAGGTAGCACCTCCGCCGGGGCTGAAGCCCCGGCGCTACAGAACGCACAGAGCCCAGGCGCTACTTCAGGAACCGCTCGAGCCAGCCGAGCACCTCGGCATACCAGTGCTTCGAGTTCGCGCCGCGCAGAATCCAGTGGTTCTCGTCGGGATAGTAGACGAGCCGCGCGGGCACGCCCTTCGCCGTCAGTACGCCGTACAGCTCCAGTCCCTGGGTTACGGGCACCCGGTAGTCGCGCTCGCCGTGCAGGATCAACATCGGCGTCGTGAACCCCTTCGCGTAGCGATTGGGGCTCCACCGCTCGACGTTGTCGCGGTCGGTGAACGGATAACCGCCGTACGAATGGTGGCGGCCGAAGGTCGAATCGGACGCGAACTGCCCCATCAGGTTGTACACGCCGGCATGGCTCACGAGCGCCTTGAACCGGTCGGTGTGGCCCGCAATCCAGTTCACCATGAAGCCGCCGTACGAGCCGCCCGCCGCCGCCATCCGCGCGTCGTCGACGTACCCCTTCGCAATGAGCACGTCGGTTGCCCGCATGATGTCGGTGAACGGCTTGTCGGAATGCGCGCCGAGAATCGACTCGACGAACGGCTGGCCGAAGCTCGACGAGCCGTGGAAGTTCACCATCGCGACGATGTAGCCCGGCGCGGCGAAGGCGTGCGCGTGCCAGCGGAAACTGAACGCGTCGCCGAAGGTGCCCACCGGACCGCCGTGGACGAGGTGCACGAGCGGGTACTTCCGGGCCGGATCGAACTGCGGCGGAAAGACCACGAACATCTGCACGTCGGCGTCGTTGGCCCCCTTGAAGGTCATCTCTTCGACGGTGCCGAGCGACCATTGACCTACGAGCGCGTCGTTGGTCGTCGTGACGTACCGGAACCCCGAGCCGTCGGGCCTCACCGACGCGATCTCCGGCGGACGGTTCAACGAGTGGTGCGAGAAGACGATCTGTCCACCCTCGGCGTACGTCGCGCCGCTCGTCGCCCCCCCCTTCAGCACCTCGACTGGCGTCCCGCCCGAGACGGGAACGGTGTAGAGGTTGACCCGCGCACGCACTTCGGCATGAAACGCGAGCGTCTTCCCG belongs to Acidobacteriota bacterium and includes:
- a CDS encoding YraN family protein — its product is MHPDIRQQMGRDGEDVACAELKRRGYVILVRRYRTRLGELDIVARDGPTLVFVEVKARRHDECGSGLEAITRHKRRRLVRMAQDFLARARLGDVPCRFDVVAISPRAGGRPAVEVVQSAFVEGE
- a CDS encoding asparaginase, which encodes MTGNALTRPGTIRVLVTGGTFDKRYDEISGRLYFEDSHLPEMLRLGRCHLGLSTRTLMMLDSLEMTDADRDLIARHCRDCPEARIVITHGTDTMVETARVLAAARLDKTVVLTGAMVPYAFGSSDGLFNLGSALSFAQTLPAGVYVAMNGRFFPWDRVRKNTETGVFEEIR
- a CDS encoding S9 family peptidase, coding for MMRRTSFLCSLLSLAVVGLAVVAAAQPRPFTIDEMWAVQRVGTPVVSPDGTRVAYTVTVWDAAENRLAGDIWVAPVGGGEARRLTTHRASDGSPAWSPDGRRIAFVSRREGDSASQLYLLDLDGGEPVRLTELPLGVSDPKWFPDGRRLAVVSHVIAGHESPEATKKALEAREKAHVKARTSENRLYRFWDRWLTDEEYPHIFVVDVDSRQATDILPGSRRLFSLQTGSGSYDISPDGKTIVFEANSSEPPYLTLNTDLFMVSVEGGDVRNLTADNPASDGSPVFSPDGRLIAYGLSRKADGWPDYTRLALLDVASGKTTVLTEGWDNSVGGWSWSPDGKTLAFHAEVRARVNLYTVPVSGGTPVEVLKGGATSGATYAEGGQIVFSHHSLNRPPEIASVRPDGSGFRYVTTTNDALVGQWSLGTVEEMTFKGANDADVQMFVVFPPQFDPARKYPLVHLVHGGPVGTFGDAFSFRWHAHAFAAPGYIVAMVNFHGSSSFGQPFVESILGAHSDKPFTDIMRATDVLIAKGYVDDARMAAAGGSYGGFMVNWIAGHTDRFKALVSHAGVYNLMGQFASDSTFGRHHSYGGYPFTDRDNVERWSPNRYAKGFTTPMLILHGERDYRVPVTQGLELYGVLTAKGVPARLVYYPDENHWILRGANSKHWYAEVLGWLERFLK